One genomic window of Tatumella citrea includes the following:
- a CDS encoding DMT family transporter — MKLAAILLVILAGMGLSVEAGILGPLGERVGHYWASLSLFGVEAALTWILMLFWGPRNPQPFLTSPGWQLTGGIWGPMYVIILTVATPVIGITLLMTGVLAGQVSKSLLIDHFGWFGAPRRPVNGKRLTALVFVAAALILIAGGK, encoded by the coding sequence ATGAAATTAGCCGCAATCCTGCTGGTAATACTGGCCGGGATGGGACTCTCCGTTGAAGCCGGTATCCTTGGACCACTGGGGGAACGTGTAGGGCATTACTGGGCAAGCCTGAGCTTGTTCGGTGTTGAAGCCGCCTTAACCTGGATACTGATGCTGTTTTGGGGGCCAAGAAATCCTCAACCCTTTCTTACCTCCCCGGGCTGGCAACTGACCGGGGGTATCTGGGGGCCGATGTACGTCATTATTCTGACCGTCGCAACCCCGGTGATTGGAATCACTCTGTTGATGACAGGAGTCTTGGCCGGACAGGTCAGTAAAAGCCTGCTGATTGACCATTTTGGCTGGTTTGGTGCACCGCGCCGGCCGGTGAATGGTAAAAGGCTGACAGCTCTGGTGTTTGTTGCTGCAGCCCTGATTTTAATTGCCGGAGGCAAATAA
- a CDS encoding DMT family transporter — MIILMVILAIIGGALLSVQAAVNGKLGATQGAIRTTFLTFLCGTAVSALLVIFLEPAHSITLFDVPKWQLTGSFLGLAYVLTMVFAVQRIGTAVATVAVILGQLAMSMMIDSFGWLGNHAIPLSWNRILAAVCLVIALWFIYSGNKSASQASQKKRAG, encoded by the coding sequence ATGATTATTCTGATGGTGATACTCGCCATTATTGGCGGTGCGTTGCTCAGTGTACAGGCAGCTGTTAACGGTAAGCTTGGGGCAACCCAGGGGGCTATCCGCACCACCTTTCTGACCTTTCTTTGTGGCACTGCAGTCAGTGCGCTGCTGGTCATCTTTCTGGAACCGGCACACAGCATCACTCTGTTTGATGTCCCGAAATGGCAGCTAACCGGATCATTCCTTGGCCTTGCCTATGTACTGACCATGGTTTTTGCTGTGCAGCGTATCGGCACTGCCGTGGCTACCGTGGCAGTGATTCTTGGACAACTGGCGATGTCGATGATGATTGACAGCTTTGGCTGGCTGGGCAACCACGCCATTCCTCTGTCGTGGAATCGCATCCTGGCTGCGGTGTGTCTGGTGATTGCGCTCTGGTTTATCTATAGCGGGAATAAATCTGCATCTCAGGCCAGCCAGAAAAAACGTGCCGGATAA
- the orn gene encoding oligoribonuclease produces the protein MSTASENNLIWIDLEMTGLEPEQDRIIEIATLVTDADLNILAEGPVIAVHQSDAQLALMDDWNVRTHTGSGLVDRVKRSEYDDRAAELATLEFLKQWVPANASPICGNSIGQDRRFLYKYMPELEAWFHYRALDVSTLKELARRWKPEILPGFKKAGTHQALDDIRESVAELRYYRENFLKL, from the coding sequence ATGTCCACAGCAAGTGAAAATAACCTGATTTGGATCGACCTTGAAATGACCGGCCTGGAGCCGGAGCAGGATCGAATCATTGAAATTGCCACTCTGGTCACCGATGCTGACCTGAATATTCTGGCAGAAGGGCCGGTGATTGCCGTTCATCAGTCAGATGCGCAACTGGCTCTGATGGATGACTGGAATGTCCGAACTCATACCGGCAGCGGTCTGGTAGACAGGGTGAAACGTAGCGAATATGACGACCGTGCTGCTGAGTTGGCGACCCTGGAATTTTTAAAACAATGGGTTCCGGCTAATGCCTCACCTATCTGCGGCAACAGTATCGGTCAGGACCGGCGCTTTTTATATAAATATATGCCAGAGCTGGAAGCCTGGTTCCATTATCGGGCCCTGGATGTCAGTACTCTGAAAGAGCTGGCTCGTCGCTGGAAGCCGGAGATTTTACCTGGCTTTAAAAAAGCCGGTACCCACCAGGCGCTGGACGATATTCGTGAATCAGTGGCGGAACTGCGTTACTACCGCGAAAATTTCCTTAAGCTTTAA
- the rsgA gene encoding small ribosomal subunit biogenesis GTPase RsgA, whose translation MSKNKLSKGQQRRVNANHQRRLKPRVEKAEPDDSLFGEPQEGVVISRLGMHADVEDSEGQTLRCNIRRTIRSLVTGDRVVWRAPKSGTGKGIVEAVHERTSELNRPDYYDGLKPVAANIDQIVIVSAILPELSLNIIDRYLVACETLGIAPLLVLNKTDLLDEEARRFVDRQMDIYRQIGYPVLMVSSHSQLGLQPLEQALTDRISIFAGQSGVGKSSLLNTLLGLTVESKNEILTNDVSDNSGLGQHTTTAARLYHFPKGGDVIDSPGVREFGLWHLEPEQITRGFVEFSDYLGLCKFRDCKHGTDPGCAIRQAVEEGKISDIRFDSYHRILESMAAVKVRKNFSVSED comes from the coding sequence GTGAGCAAAAATAAACTGTCAAAAGGTCAGCAACGCCGTGTCAATGCTAACCATCAGCGGCGTCTGAAACCACGGGTTGAGAAAGCCGAGCCGGATGACAGCCTGTTTGGCGAACCGCAGGAAGGTGTTGTTATAAGCCGCCTGGGAATGCATGCCGATGTGGAAGACAGCGAAGGACAGACTCTGCGCTGTAATATCCGCCGTACGATCCGTTCACTGGTTACCGGTGACCGCGTGGTCTGGCGTGCACCGAAGAGCGGTACCGGCAAAGGTATTGTTGAAGCGGTGCATGAGCGAACCTCGGAGCTCAACCGGCCTGACTATTATGATGGTCTGAAACCAGTAGCTGCGAATATTGATCAGATTGTTATCGTTTCGGCGATATTGCCTGAACTGTCACTGAATATTATCGACCGTTATCTGGTAGCCTGTGAAACACTTGGCATTGCTCCGTTGCTGGTACTGAACAAAACCGATCTGCTGGATGAAGAAGCCCGGCGGTTTGTGGACAGACAGATGGATATCTATCGCCAGATTGGCTACCCGGTACTGATGGTATCCAGCCACAGCCAACTGGGTTTACAACCCCTTGAGCAAGCACTCACTGACCGGATAAGCATTTTTGCCGGCCAGTCCGGTGTAGGAAAATCAAGTCTGCTGAACACGCTGCTGGGGCTAACTGTCGAGAGTAAGAATGAAATTCTGACTAACGATGTTTCTGATAACTCCGGCCTGGGGCAACATACCACCACGGCAGCACGCCTTTACCATTTTCCAAAAGGCGGAGATGTTATCGATTCTCCGGGAGTACGTGAATTTGGCCTGTGGCATCTTGAGCCTGAACAAATCACCCGGGGTTTTGTCGAATTTAGCGACTATCTCGGCCTCTGCAAATTCCGCGACTGCAAACATGGCACAGACCCGGGATGTGCTATCCGCCAGGCGGTGGAGGAAGGGAAAATCAGTGATATTCGTTTCGACAGTTATCACCGGATTCTGGAAAGTATGGCTGCAGTTAAAGTCAGAAAAAATTTCTCTGTCAGTGAGGACTAA
- the asd gene encoding archaetidylserine decarboxylase (Phosphatidylserine decarboxylase is synthesized as a single chain precursor. Generation of the pyruvoyl active site from a Ser is coupled to cleavage of a Gly-Ser bond between the larger (beta) and smaller (alpha chains). It is an integral membrane protein.), which yields MLDRIKLGINAILPKKHLTELAGWAASRRGGWLTRAVIDLFVWYYKVDMSEALQKSTTAYPTFNDFFVRPLKEDARPIDQNPNHLIQPADGAVSQAGRIENDQIFQAKGHYYSLEALLAGNDQRAEAFRDGQFITTYLAPRDYHRVHMPCNGILREMVYVPGDLYSVNPLTARNIPNLFARNERVICYFDTDFGPMAQILVGATIVGSIETVWAGTITPPREGVIKRWHYPDADAEGAVVLLKGAEMGRFKLGSTVINLFARNKVIFSESLESESKTRLGQPLATPFTTDSDDSSVAG from the coding sequence ATGCTGGACCGTATCAAATTAGGCATCAATGCAATTTTACCCAAAAAACATTTAACCGAACTGGCCGGATGGGCGGCTAGTCGTCGTGGTGGCTGGCTGACCCGCGCCGTGATCGATCTGTTTGTCTGGTACTACAAAGTCGATATGTCTGAAGCTTTGCAAAAAAGCACCACTGCCTACCCGACGTTTAACGATTTTTTCGTTCGTCCGCTGAAAGAAGATGCCAGGCCTATCGATCAGAACCCTAACCACCTGATCCAACCGGCTGATGGTGCTGTCAGCCAGGCAGGCCGTATTGAAAATGACCAGATTTTCCAGGCCAAAGGTCATTACTATTCACTGGAAGCTCTGTTGGCAGGCAATGACCAACGGGCAGAAGCATTCCGTGACGGACAGTTTATTACCACTTACCTTGCTCCGCGTGATTATCACCGCGTGCATATGCCGTGTAACGGGATTTTACGTGAGATGGTCTATGTCCCGGGCGATCTCTATTCCGTGAATCCCCTGACGGCACGCAATATCCCTAATCTGTTTGCCCGTAATGAACGTGTAATCTGCTATTTCGATACTGATTTTGGCCCGATGGCACAGATTCTGGTGGGAGCGACCATTGTCGGGAGTATCGAAACCGTGTGGGCGGGCACTATCACGCCACCTCGTGAAGGTGTGATTAAACGCTGGCACTATCCGGACGCCGATGCAGAAGGCGCTGTCGTATTGCTGAAAGGTGCCGAAATGGGACGTTTCAAACTCGGTTCCACGGTGATCAATCTGTTTGCCCGCAACAAAGTCATTTTCAGCGAGTCTCTGGAATCGGAATCGAAAACACGCCTCGGCCAGCCGTTGGCAACTCCGTTCACTACGGACAGTGATGACAGTTCAGTAGCAGGCTAA
- the mscM gene encoding miniconductance mechanosensitive channel MscM, with amino-acid sequence MVLLLGLMLSFSLCAATVPDATQLKQALEEAKNTKASAAQTEQIQSLQAALEFVDQRTASIDQARQYQSVIDNFPKLSKELRQQIAAVSDTAKTVNTSLNSSDLEQEILQASSQQLEEGRQAQQEQDRAREISDSLTLLPQQQTEARRALADSDRRLQGLQTPPTAVGQAKIWARETGNAANKARVDELELAQLSASNRQELARLRAELHQKTMTQLDAYLQALRNQLNTLRQQEAQQALERTEQLAENSGELPPGISDQFNINRDLSSDLNQQAQRMDLVASQQRLAANQTLQVRQALTTLREQSQWLGESNLLGEALRAQVARLPEVPKSQQIDSEMGELRVQRLHYEDLLNRQASLHSLTQENGAALTSDQTRILDAQLKTQRELLNSLISGCDSLILEITKLKVANTQLQDALNEVKDATHRYLFWTADVGPVTLHYPIEVAQDLSRLISLDTFSQLGKALIMMFTTRESILPVIGALFLVVISISSRRHYRAFLERAASKVGKVTLDSFSLTVRTVFWSILVALPLPVLWAALGYGLQHAWPYPIAVAIGDGVTATLPVLWAFMISAAFARNHGLFITHFRWPQASVARAMRYYSLTVGVIVPLIMVLITFDNLEDRQFSASLGRLSFICICIALTVVTNALKRAGLPLYFDRQGNSDNMTNTLLWDVMMAIPLVAALASCVGYLATSQALLARLESSLAIWFVLLVIYHIIRRWMLIQRRRIEFDRARQKRADKLASRARSGEEEKEHHSTGGESYEIDEPVVDLDTISAQSLRLVRSLLTLIALVSLILLWSELHSAFAFLENIPLWDVSSSQGGENIQSVTLGAVLIAILVLIITLQLVRNMPALLELAILQHLSLTPGTGYAITTLTKYVLMIIGVMTGFSMLGIDWAKLQWLVAALGVGLGFGLQEIFANFISGLIILFEKPIRIGDTVTIRDLTGTISRINTRATTITDWDRKEIIVPNRAFITEQFVNWSLSDAVTRVVLTIPAPAHVKSELVTKILKQAAERCSYVLDTPVPEAFLVDLQQGIQLFELRIYAAEMGHRMPLRHELHQLILHGFEQNDIEMPFPPFQVRMEKVGSASPASQGTPATKTYKSGGL; translated from the coding sequence ATGGTTTTACTGCTGGGCTTAATGCTCAGCTTTTCACTGTGTGCGGCCACTGTACCGGACGCCACCCAGTTGAAACAGGCACTGGAAGAGGCAAAAAATACTAAAGCCAGTGCCGCACAAACCGAGCAGATACAGTCGCTGCAGGCAGCCCTGGAATTTGTCGATCAGCGCACAGCATCTATTGATCAGGCCCGTCAGTATCAGTCGGTCATTGATAATTTTCCTAAATTATCTAAAGAACTCAGGCAGCAGATCGCTGCTGTCAGCGATACAGCAAAAACCGTTAACACTTCGCTGAACAGCAGTGACCTGGAACAGGAAATCCTGCAGGCCAGCAGCCAGCAACTGGAAGAAGGCCGCCAGGCTCAGCAGGAACAGGACAGAGCACGTGAAATCAGTGACTCCCTGACCTTGTTACCACAACAACAGACCGAAGCCCGGAGGGCACTGGCCGACAGTGACCGCCGTTTACAGGGGTTACAGACCCCGCCGACCGCCGTGGGCCAGGCTAAAATCTGGGCCAGGGAAACGGGCAATGCAGCCAATAAAGCCAGAGTCGATGAGCTGGAACTGGCTCAGTTATCTGCCAGTAACCGCCAGGAACTGGCACGTCTGCGGGCAGAACTGCACCAGAAAACCATGACGCAGCTGGATGCCTATTTGCAGGCGTTGCGTAATCAGCTGAATACTTTGCGCCAGCAGGAAGCACAGCAGGCACTGGAACGTACCGAGCAGTTGGCGGAAAACAGTGGTGAACTGCCACCTGGCATCAGTGATCAATTCAATATTAACCGTGATCTCTCCTCTGACCTGAATCAGCAGGCGCAACGTATGGATCTGGTGGCCTCCCAGCAACGCCTGGCCGCCAACCAGACACTGCAGGTACGTCAGGCACTCACCACCTTACGGGAACAGTCACAATGGCTGGGGGAGTCTAACTTACTGGGTGAAGCGTTGCGGGCCCAGGTGGCCAGGTTACCGGAAGTTCCTAAATCTCAGCAGATTGACAGCGAGATGGGTGAATTACGGGTTCAGCGTTTGCACTACGAGGATTTACTTAACCGTCAGGCAAGTTTGCACTCACTGACCCAGGAAAACGGTGCAGCACTGACCAGCGACCAGACACGTATTCTGGATGCACAACTAAAAACACAGCGGGAATTGCTGAACTCACTGATTTCCGGCTGTGATTCTCTGATTCTCGAAATTACCAAACTGAAAGTTGCAAATACTCAACTTCAGGATGCATTAAACGAAGTTAAAGATGCTACTCACCGCTACCTGTTCTGGACAGCCGATGTCGGCCCAGTCACGCTGCACTATCCGATTGAAGTCGCTCAGGATCTGTCACGGCTGATTTCGCTGGATACCTTTAGCCAGTTAGGTAAAGCCTTGATCATGATGTTTACCACTCGCGAATCTATTCTTCCGGTGATTGGTGCTTTGTTTCTGGTGGTCATCAGTATCAGTTCGCGACGCCACTACCGCGCATTTCTCGAACGTGCCGCATCAAAAGTTGGCAAGGTGACACTGGACAGCTTTAGCCTGACTGTCCGCACCGTTTTCTGGTCTATCCTGGTGGCGCTGCCACTGCCGGTACTGTGGGCAGCCCTGGGTTATGGTTTACAGCATGCCTGGCCCTATCCCATCGCTGTTGCGATCGGTGACGGGGTGACAGCCACGCTGCCAGTGTTGTGGGCTTTTATGATCAGTGCTGCGTTTGCCCGTAACCACGGATTGTTTATTACCCATTTTCGCTGGCCGCAGGCCAGTGTTGCCAGAGCAATGCGTTATTACTCGCTGACCGTCGGGGTTATCGTTCCACTGATCATGGTACTGATTACCTTTGATAACCTGGAGGATCGGCAATTTTCGGCTTCACTGGGCCGTCTGAGTTTTATCTGTATCTGTATTGCTCTGACCGTTGTGACCAATGCCCTGAAACGTGCCGGGCTGCCACTCTATTTTGACCGGCAAGGCAACAGCGACAATATGACCAACACCCTGCTTTGGGATGTGATGATGGCCATCCCACTGGTTGCCGCCCTTGCCTCCTGTGTCGGTTACCTGGCAACATCGCAGGCGTTGCTTGCACGGCTGGAAAGCTCACTGGCTATCTGGTTTGTACTGCTGGTCATTTATCATATTATTCGTCGCTGGATGTTGATTCAGCGCCGCAGAATTGAATTTGACCGTGCCCGGCAGAAGCGGGCCGATAAACTGGCCAGTCGCGCCCGTAGTGGCGAAGAAGAAAAAGAACATCATTCGACCGGCGGCGAATCTTACGAGATTGATGAACCGGTAGTCGATCTGGATACCATCAGCGCACAATCACTGCGCCTGGTACGTTCCCTGCTCACCCTGATAGCCCTGGTTTCATTGATCCTGCTGTGGTCTGAATTACATTCAGCCTTCGCTTTCCTCGAAAATATCCCTTTGTGGGATGTCTCTTCCTCACAAGGCGGTGAAAATATTCAGTCGGTCACCCTGGGAGCTGTTCTGATTGCCATTCTGGTGCTGATTATCACCCTGCAGCTGGTAAGAAATATGCCGGCGCTGCTGGAGTTGGCGATACTGCAACACCTGAGCCTGACTCCTGGTACCGGTTATGCCATCACCACGCTGACCAAATATGTACTGATGATCATCGGCGTGATGACCGGGTTCTCGATGCTGGGTATAGACTGGGCTAAGCTGCAATGGCTGGTCGCTGCTCTGGGTGTCGGGCTGGGATTCGGTTTACAGGAGATTTTTGCTAACTTTATTTCCGGCCTGATCATTCTGTTTGAAAAACCGATCCGTATCGGTGATACGGTCACCATCCGCGACCTGACCGGTACTATTTCCCGGATAAACACCCGTGCGACAACCATTACCGACTGGGATCGCAAAGAAATTATTGTGCCGAACAGAGCCTTTATCACCGAGCAGTTTGTTAACTGGTCACTGTCTGACGCAGTGACCCGTGTAGTGCTGACCATCCCGGCACCTGCTCATGTGAAAAGTGAACTGGTGACAAAGATACTCAAGCAGGCCGCTGAGCGTTGCAGCTACGTACTGGACACCCCTGTCCCGGAAGCATTTCTGGTCGATTTACAACAAGGGATACAGCTGTTCGAATTGCGTATTTACGCCGCAGAAATGGGGCACCGTATGCCATTGCGGCATGAACTTCATCAGCTGATTTTGCATGGCTTCGAGCAGAATGACATCGAAATGCCTTTCCCGCCTTTCCAGGTCAGAATGGAAAAAGTTGGCAGTGCGTCGCCAGCCAGCCAGGGAACACCAGCGACTAAAACCTATAAATCGGGTGGATTATAA
- the epmA gene encoding elongation factor P--(R)-beta-lysine ligase, which yields MNETATWQPSAPVANLLKRAAILADIRRFFADRGVLEVDTPAMSQATVTDIHLVPFQTRFVGPGASQGLDLWLMTSPEYHMKRLLAAGSGPIYQMNRSFRNEEAGRHHNPEFTMLEWYRPHYDMYRLMNEVDDLLQQILECDSAETLSYQQAFIRCLNIDPLSAEKEALVAVAETLGVGDLAAAEDDRDTILQLLFMLGVEPNIGQDKPAFVYHFPASQASLAEISTEDHRVAERFEVYYKGIELANGFRELTDAREQRQRFMQDNRRRAEKGLPQQPIDQFLLDALEHGLPDCSGVALGVDRLIMLALKAESLSEVIAFPVDRC from the coding sequence ATGAACGAAACCGCAACCTGGCAACCCAGTGCCCCTGTTGCTAATCTACTTAAACGTGCGGCTATTTTAGCGGATATCCGACGTTTTTTCGCAGATCGCGGTGTCCTCGAAGTTGATACTCCGGCAATGAGCCAGGCTACGGTTACCGATATTCATCTGGTACCTTTCCAAACCCGTTTTGTCGGCCCTGGTGCCTCACAGGGGCTGGATTTATGGCTGATGACCAGCCCTGAATATCATATGAAGCGCCTGTTAGCCGCTGGCAGCGGCCCGATTTATCAGATGAACCGCAGTTTCCGTAATGAGGAAGCCGGGCGTCACCATAACCCTGAATTCACCATGCTGGAGTGGTACCGGCCACATTACGATATGTACCGGCTGATGAATGAAGTGGATGATCTGTTGCAACAGATCCTTGAGTGCGACAGCGCAGAAACGCTTTCCTATCAGCAGGCTTTTATTCGTTGCCTGAATATCGATCCGCTGTCTGCTGAAAAAGAAGCGTTAGTAGCGGTTGCTGAAACACTGGGGGTGGGTGATCTGGCTGCCGCAGAAGATGATCGCGATACCATTTTGCAGCTGTTATTTATGCTTGGGGTAGAACCGAACATTGGCCAGGATAAACCGGCATTCGTCTATCATTTCCCTGCATCTCAGGCATCACTGGCCGAAATCAGTACCGAAGATCATCGTGTTGCTGAGCGGTTTGAGGTCTATTACAAAGGTATTGAGCTGGCGAATGGTTTTCGTGAACTGACGGATGCCCGTGAACAACGCCAGCGCTTTATGCAGGATAACCGGCGTCGTGCGGAGAAAGGGCTGCCACAGCAGCCGATTGACCAGTTTTTGCTGGACGCACTGGAACACGGATTGCCTGATTGCTCAGGAGTCGCGCTGGGTGTTGACCGGTTGATTATGCTGGCTCTGAAAGCGGAATCACTGAGTGAAGTTATTGCCTTTCCGGTAGATCGTTGCTGA